A stretch of [Clostridium] innocuum DNA encodes these proteins:
- the rnc gene encoding ribonuclease III, protein MDTIFEWLKNQNIAYSDKKLITQALVHSSYVNEHKSYAHDNERLEFMGDAVLQLWTTKKLFLLEPELSEGQMTTLRAQLVCEEALAEYNRQLGLGKYLMLGVGEEKTGGRQRDSILADMFEALLGAVFLDQGMEAIDIILSAVVTPAISRPKSEKVIDYKTKLQEYIQSDSRKTVHYETVNVSGPSNKPEFEVIVMLDDINLGRGKGFSKKRAEQMAAKDAFEKMVK, encoded by the coding sequence ATGGATACAATATTTGAATGGTTAAAGAATCAGAATATCGCTTATTCCGATAAAAAGCTGATTACACAGGCACTTGTGCATTCCTCCTATGTGAATGAGCATAAGTCCTATGCACATGATAATGAACGTCTGGAATTTATGGGAGATGCCGTACTGCAGCTATGGACGACAAAGAAGCTGTTTCTGCTGGAGCCGGAGCTGAGTGAAGGGCAGATGACAACCCTGCGTGCACAGCTTGTCTGTGAGGAGGCACTGGCGGAATACAACCGGCAGCTGGGTCTTGGAAAATATCTGATGCTTGGCGTTGGTGAGGAAAAGACAGGTGGAAGACAGCGCGATTCTATTCTGGCGGATATGTTTGAGGCACTGCTTGGTGCGGTGTTTCTGGATCAGGGGATGGAGGCAATCGACATTATTCTGTCTGCAGTCGTTACACCTGCCATCAGCCGTCCGAAAAGTGAAAAGGTGATTGATTATAAGACGAAGCTGCAGGAATACATACAGTCAGATTCCCGTAAGACGGTGCATTATGAAACTGTAAACGTTTCCGGACCAAGCAATAAGCCGGAATTTGAGGTTATTGTTATGCTGGATGATATCAACCTGGGACGCGGCAAGGGCTTTTCGAAAAAGCGGGCGGAACAGATGGCAGCCAAGGATGCATTTGAAAAAATGGTAAAATAA